In Lactobacillus xylocopicola, the genomic stretch ATAAGCAGCTCACTAAGGACCAGCTGACCACCCTTTATACGGTCTTCCAGCATACGGCCACTAGCATGTTCATGCAGAATGCAACGCTGCTGCACATCACTGCTGAAAGCAAAAGAGCAAAGATCAGGGAATTATGCGGGCAGCAATATGTTGGAGCAGAAGGTGACTTGTTAATTTTTGTGGTTGACTTGTACCGCAATCAGCAAATTCGCCAGCAACTAGGGCAGGACGATGGCCGGGTGCATACGACAGATATTTTCTTCCAGGGGATGGATGACACCTTGCTGGCCTGGCAAAATGTGGCCAATGCAGTGGAGAGTATGGGGCTAGGTTATGTGCCGCTGGGCACGATTAACGATCATCCCTTGGCAATGTTAGATGTGCTAGACCTGCCCGAATTGACTTTTCCGGCGCTAGGGATGCAAGTTGGGGTCCCAGACCAGCAGCCGCAACTTAAGCCGCGATTGCCACTTGAGTTTACCACCTTTGAAAATGACTATTCGCGCAACTTTAAAGTTGATGATCTCAAGGATTACGACCAGGAGGTAACCACGTATTATGACCTGCGTGATGCCAACCGGCGCATTGACTCTTTTACCAAACAGATTACTGGTAATAAGTTAAACATTAAGACCATTGATCGCGATCAGTTGCCAGAATTATTGCATAAACAGAAACTGTGTCTAGATTGGAAATAAGGTAAGATTTGGCAGATAATGAAAAGCCCCGTAAATTGTTCAACTTACGGGGCTCATTTCTTGGTCATGCACAATTAATTATTTTTAACCTAGTTTCACGTTAGCAGCACGAATATAACGATTCTTTGCAATCCGATAATAAGTCTTACCTTTAAT encodes the following:
- a CDS encoding NADPH-dependent oxidoreductase, with product MMHNSTIDQQLDHRSIRKFKDKQLTKDQLTTLYTVFQHTATSMFMQNATLLHITAESKRAKIRELCGQQYVGAEGDLLIFVVDLYRNQQIRQQLGQDDGRVHTTDIFFQGMDDTLLAWQNVANAVESMGLGYVPLGTINDHPLAMLDVLDLPELTFPALGMQVGVPDQQPQLKPRLPLEFTTFENDYSRNFKVDDLKDYDQEVTTYYDLRDANRRIDSFTKQITGNKLNIKTIDRDQLPELLHKQKLCLDWK